The Coffea arabica cultivar ET-39 chromosome 10e, Coffea Arabica ET-39 HiFi, whole genome shotgun sequence region accgcgtgggcacgtCAAGATTGCACTTCTTGATCACTGTGGAGGAAAATATTAATACTGATACTACACCCAACGGGGAAACGACAAAACGAAAGAAATGAAcaactaaaaataataaaaccaatatttgggttgcctcccaaaagagcgcctttctttaatgtgtttggctagacattgtcatgtttgttcaaggaggataaaatcttgtggcttgtttcagtgcttcatcctctatataatcctatagccctcgtaaatagagtaatcttTAGGCACACGAGTTACGAGCTTCCATGAACTAGTAAATGGCGCCAAACAAGTCAACGATAATTTGCATTCTCCATTCACTCCCCCCCACGTGCATTTATTGGTCCAAGATATCTTGCCATCGCTACTCTTAATTTATTTCTgtaatgaaattcaaaattttctggtataataaagtcaatttcattaacaggaattgaagaataagagtcaggaaaatattgattaaggaatggaggagatgtcaccgcatttggagattgttcactggattcattcacttgaacgaGTTGATATTGGggtctcatttcttgcacttcaacttccttttcaactgcatctttagatctgttttcttgaaactcttgcaattccatgtcatttggccggataattgcactctcatcttcctcaaGGTTGATGTTGgtctgtgagggcaattcttcacacATCTGAGAAGTTATTCTAGATGTCAATAGTTACACTTGACTCGTCATtgcttgtgtctcctgttgaaatcgatatgtattagcagctaataattcaatcatttcttcaagagacatacctgacatggatgatggttgttgagactcttgctgttgaaaattcATTGGACCGGTCGCATAATTGGAATTATCCCACtatccttgatcatacctgtttgagtaagggtcataccacgtttgaaatcgaggtgaaaaatctccaaaattaTCAATCGGAGCACTTAGATTatcttgaaatgcggggcatGTGTCAGTTGAATAATCTGAGGtaaaataagttccacaatttgcaatagtccattgatcattaggaaaaacacgagtctcataaccccattcaggaataaagtccagtctatcattaaaatacggaatgttagcagccataaactatataaaaaaataagagaaaaataaataaaaaataaaaataagatgaactaaaaaagaaataaattaatctgacaccagtccccggcaacggcgccaaaaattgacagggtgtcgagcctgtgcaataataattacctactcaagaaaaatacaaagtttgtatatagcggtgagtagggtcgaatccacaggaatTGGGGATAATTCATTTCTTCTAGAATTCAGCGCATGggggatttttgaaaaatataaaatgactaattaactaactaatgaaacaactaatagaaataaacaagaattaattaataaccaatacgactctagccaaaggtacaacttttcagacacggtccatccaactgatcatcgatgcaaagataattcaattattcattactagattggttatagttgtcatacacgcgatgaacaaccagcctttccttaatttctcgatagttaaggtacgaccgttaactatttttctaaccaagaaataactctaggtacgaccataggatttaattactcaattgcattaataattagaaaaatccaatcctaaccaacaaacacgctacgagggtttgtttaaattagatcatatgattccctaacatgaaaccaatcacgctagtcgccactggtattaatcgattgaacaattacggattcaattagtTAATTTGGCATTAGATCATTAgattaattcgaatatcgggcccttgacattcaaataacataacaaacataaacaattaaatcaggaaacgtacaaataccaataaataaaaaaaaataagtaaaataattagatctcacagatgttcgGAACCGAGTTCTCAAATTGACTTTGGACTAGAAAAAATGAATTAGTTCATCTTCATGGAGGAAATCCCATGCATAATTGCAGAAGTAATTCCGGCCATTGTCACCGAAATTGAGACAAGGAAAAACGATAAAGTAAGAACAACGGGAAAAACTCCCAATTCCCCAAAGATGACTAATTGGTTCCTACCTAAGTGTCTCATATACGATGGAAAAGGAAAGCCACCAAAAGAGTGCAAAAGTCAGTAGCCTAGTAGGAGTCAAAATTGACGGCTACTTTTTCTCCCTAATTTCCTATATAATCTCTACTCCTATTGGGCTAGCAatgaggagaaaaagaaaaactcccAATCTCCCTTGACTTCTTCCGTGGCTAGCTCTCCAAAAGCTACCAAAAAGATAGAAGTCTTAATCCCAATTTGACTCctttcttttcacttccaaatgAGAGTCGGtgttgtgcattttttttcgAACCTCTGGACATGTTAAAATCTGGGTTGATGCGACCACGCCAAGCGGTATTTGCAGTACAATATTCGCACTCTTTTATCACATTTTGCTCCAACTCCCTGTAATAAGCACAAATACCAAAAGTAAATAGAATCCGCCAATTAATGCATATTTGTTAAGACAATAGGAGGGAATTAATtgtaaaataaatgacaaaattacaCCATATCAATTCCCCCAACACCTAAATCATGTTTGTCCTCAAGTATGAGAACAACAAACAAACACCAATTCTTGACAATAGCTATTGTTCCATCTACCTTATTGCCAAGATATCATGAAAACACATATGAAGCATCAATTGTCAAAATTCAAGAGACATCTCCTCGGTTAGTTTCCAAACCGCAGACTCTTCTAATTTATGGCTAACTAgtctaagaaaaataaatggtcgatcaacatttatcagcaaatggtccaactattaactaAAATCTCAACATAAAACCCATAGATCAGACGGCTAACTTTAGACACACACTTacacaaccttcaccttttttATCAcgcttttctatttttctcttttttttttcagaatagCAAAAGACTTAATCTCTAGCcattagagccttttgacgcgaactccaacatttgccagatggaggagcccggttactcaactcCGATCGCTATGCGACCACGCACTCATAGCAATTATtatcttttgacgcgagaatcgacactttaggtgaaaatctccggttactcagtagtaataactagcggagtacagtcaactcttatttacaATAACATAACACAATAACTAAAAATATCACAAAAGTAACAGCAGCCAgtttcaaatttccaaacatggagaactaaaattaataattggaccaattcacatgaaaaatgccaacaatcattccctatgtctagaaaagttaaccaaaaattgaaaaagttaagcaattgctaatattcaccaaagagatgttcatgaattcaaccacattaatttgatacacttttattattaaaacttgacAATAGTAGAATTAGAgtcaacaatccaacatcaaatcttGGTAGTCATAGAAGAGCTGaccactaataaaagaaaagaaaagaaaataaacgaaaatagaacaaataacaaaaataaaagaaaacatgtaaaactaaaaattagaaATACTAGCTGTACCACAGCtgtcccccccacacctaagtcCGACATTGCCCTCGATGGAGGTAATATAGCAATTAAAgcgaagagaaaaatgaaacttCCTTCTCGAGCGGCTATGGGATAGGCGGGAACGGGGGAGTGAAGTAGATATGGTGGAAGTACGCGGCCAGGTTCTTAGACATTGGAGCCATCTGGTTGGTGATATGCGTTACTTTCTCATCCACGTGGTGAACCTCCACCGGAGAGAGAGagggtgagagagagagagtaccgCCGGCGGCATTCGAGTGTCGACAGTCGCGTGAGGTTGGAGGCAGCAGCGAGTGGTGGGTTGCGTGGAAAGAGATAGGAGAGATAGAAGGTCGTGCGAGGTTGCAGCCGCTGGTGGAGGGCGGCTGGTCAGTGGCGGTTGCGGGCTGGTAGTGTTCGCGCAAGGAGGGTGGCCGCGGGTTGTGGAAGAGAAATGAGCGGCGGCTGGTGGAGTGACGCGCGCGATGATAGTGGGCGATGTGGAGGAGAGAGACGGGCGACGTACAGGGTGGTTGAGCGGCGTACAGTGACGACGTGCGTAGAAGGAGTGGAGgctgaaagaagaaaagaaggaaaagggaaacaggggcagcgaggaagaagaggaagaaaagggaaagaaagaaagggaaacaagaaagaaaagaagaagaaagaaaaagaaaaagaaattttttttttttttagaattgaattgagattggaaaattcgatttttgaataccaaaactgaaaatgaaaaaggatattacttttattttaaaattttaaattttttttatttttttgaaagtgaaaaattatttcctttgtttttgggtCGTCAAACATAGCGTGGTCACGCTAAGATTATAAAACGTCCACTGACCTTAGGAGTCACAAACACCGCGTAGGcacaccaaaattggtaaacATTCACTAATCTCAGGAAACacaaacaccgcgtgggcacgtCAAGATTGCACTTCTTGATCACTGTGGAGGAAAATATTAATACTGATACTACACCCAACGGGGAAACGACAAAACGAAAGAAATGAAcaactaaaaataataaaaccaatatttgggttgcctcccaaaagagcgcctttctttaatgtgtttggctagacattgtcatgtttgttcaaggaggataaaatcttgtggcttgtttcagtgcttcatcctctatataatcctatagccctcgtaaatagagtaatcttTAGGCACACGAGTTACGAGCTTCCATGAACTAGTAAATGGCGCCAAACAAGTCAACGATAATTTGCATTCTCCATTCACTCCCCCCCACGTGCATTTATTGGTCCAAGATATCTTGCCATCGCTACTCTTAATTTATTTCTgtaatgaaattcaaaattttctggtataataaagtcaatttcattaacaggaattgaagaataagagtcaggaaaatattgattaaggaatggaggagatgtcaccgcatttggagattgttcactggattcattcacttgaacgaGTTGATATTGGggtctcatttcttgcacttcaacttccttttcaactgcatctttagatctgttttcttgaaactcttgcaattccatgtcatttggccggataattgcactctcatcttcctcaaGGTTGATGTTGgtctgtgagggcaattcttcacacATCTGAGAAGTTATTCTAGATGTCAATAGTTACACTTGACTCGTCATtgcttgtgtctcctgttgaaatcgatatgtattagcagctaataattcaatcatttcttcaagagacatacctgacatggatgatggttgttgagactcttgctgttgaaaattcATTGGACCGGTCGCATAATTGGAATTATCCCACtatccttgatcatacctgtttgagtaagggtcataccacgtttgaaatcgaggtgaaaaatctccaaaattaTCAATCGGAGCACTTAGATTatcttgaaatgcggggcatGTGTCAGTTGAATAATCTGAGGtaaaataagttccacaatttgcaatagtccattgatcattaggaaaaacacgagtctcataaccccattcaggaataaagtccagtctatcattaaaatacggaatgttagcagccataaactatataaaaaaataagagaaaaataaataaaaaataaaaataagatgaactaaaaaagaaataaattaatctgacaccagtccccggcaacggcgccaaaaattgacagggtgtcgagcctgtgcaataataattacctactcaagaaaaatacaaagtttgtatatagcggtgagtagggtcgaatccacaggaatTGGGGATAATTCATTTCTTCTAGAATTCAGCGCATGggggatttttgaaaaatataaaatgactaattaactaactaatgaaacaactaatagaaataaacaagaattaattaataaccaatacgactctagccaaaggtacaacttttcagacacggtccatccaactgatcatcgatgcaaagataattcaattattcattactagattggttatagttgtcatacacgcgatgaacaaccagcctttccttaatttctcgatagttaaggtacgaccgttaactatttttctaaccaagaaataactctaggtacgaccataggatttaattactcaattgcattaataattagaaaaatccaatcctaaccaacaaacacgctacgagggtttgtttaaattagatcatatgattccctaacatgaaaccaatcacgctagtcgccactggtattaatcgattgaacaattacggattcaattagtTAATTTGGCATTAGATCATTAgattaattcgaatatcgggcccttgacattcaaataacataacaaacataaacaattaaatcaggaaacgtacaaataccaataaataaaaaaaaataagtaaaataattagatctcacagatgttcgGAACCGAGTTCTCAAATTGACTTTGGACTAGAAAAAATGAATTAGTTCATCTTCATGGAGGAAATCCCATGCATAATTGCAGAAGTAATTCCGGCCATTGTCACCGAAATTGAGACAAGGAAAAACGATAAAGTAAGAACAACGGGAAAAACTCCCAATTCCCCAAAGATGACTAATTGGTTCCTACCTAAGTGTCTCATATACGATGGAAAAGGAAAGCCACcaaaagtgtgcaaaagtcagtAGTCTAGTAGGAGTCAAAATTGACGGCTACTTTTTCTCCCTAATTTCCTATATAATCTCTACTCCTATTCGGCTAGCAATGAGGAGAAAAAGGAAGACTCCCAATCTCCCTTGACTTCTTCCGTGGCTAGCTCTCCAAAAGCTACCAAAAAGATAGAAGTCTTAATCCCAATTTGACTCCTTTCTTTGCACTTCCAAATGAGAGTCGGTGTTGTGCATTTTTTTCCGAACCTTTGGACATGTTAAAATCTAGGTTGATGCGACCACGCCAAGCGGTATTTGCAGTACAATATTCGCACTATTTTATCACATTTTGCTCCAACTCCCTGTAATAAGCACAAATACCAAAAGTAAATAGAATCCGCCAATTAATGCATATTTGTTAAGACAATAGAAGGGAATTAATtgtaaaataaatgacaaaattacaCCATATCACTTCCTGCGATAGCTTAAAGGGAATTAGCTCTATATGCACTACAACAAAAAAGGTTTTCTTGACATGCTTATAAGGACACTTGTTGGTTTGTGTTATTATAGTATTTCTATTATGACACTTATTATCAACTCAATAATatatactttaattttttttattttatctgatataaGAATAATAATGTGCTTTTAGACTACTTATTATTACACTTGAGAAAATGTGAGATATaccaaaaaaagaaggaaaggcACAAACCGACATCGTAGTGAATTGGCGGAAGATTCATTTGCTCAAAACTTTCATTTTGCTGGCCAaaacacttagtcaaattttgcttcttcttatCTCTGTCACAAGAAACACTCTCTCCGCAACAAACTATCCTCGGCAAATTATCTCGGACACCAAAACGCTTGGAGTTTTTTTCTGCTGAATCTCCCTGCAAACAAACTTTCCTTACTTTCCCGTTGAAGGTATGTAATTGCAtggtaattttattttattttgtgagcAATTAGATAATGCTTTTGCTAAATGTCACCGTAAAGAAGTTTTCCATTCTTCAAGTTGTTCCCCTTTTTTTCTTGAGATTTTATTGGACATTATTAGCTATTCTTGAAACTGTGTACTGTATTGTGTTGAATTGTGAGGGTTAAATTTTAAAGTTTGCCCTAAATTGATTACATTTGAAATTAGTCCCATCTGTTTGAGATTGAAATGGATGTAGTAATAGTTTATGATTTGGGTGCACTTGTTGTTCAGTTTTATTCCTCTCGGTTGTCTACTTGGTTCGTGCGACTATTTTGTTATGGATTTGTTGCCCATAACCTGTTCGATAAAATGTCAAGTAGATAACCGAGAAACTggtgaatcttagaaaagtgatTACAGATAAATCTCATGTGACCAGATACTTCGTGTGAAAGAGTCTTACAAGGATACATGTTGACAGGCAGGCCAGTGAAAGAGAGAAGCCTAGTTTATTCAATTTGAATTAATTCACTTGATTTAACAGAAGCATCTTTGAGTCTCTTGCATTCGCATGACCCGGTTAGGGTTTATGACCAACCATACACCCTTCCACAGCTAGCTAGAGGGGCAGTCAGGATGGACAAACTAGGTTTTCCTTCTCTTAGACTTATTAAAGGACTATCTGCGTGACTGGCCTATGCTCAGTTTGTATGTTTGTGTTACGGGCAATAAAATAAAAGGGGTATTTACCTCAAAAAAAAACTGAAGCATCTTTGCTAACTGCTACTCGAATTGAGCACTGTTGTCTTTACAGATTTCTTCTACAACCAGTTCGTAATTGTGATATATGGTAGTGTTTGAAAGAAGTGACAGTAATGTCTTGCGTCTTTTGcccccaaaaaaacaaaaagatttgCGGATATTTGATCCCCCATTTGCCGACAGACTCTTatctttattttagttttatttcatTATTCGCATGCAGATATCTAGCTGTGTCCCATCGAACTACATGGCACAACAATTTGACATCAATGAGAGGATGAGGGGCATTCTTATTGGCTGGCTGATAGAggtaaagaaataatttcacaTTACTTTGGCATTCTTACAAATTCTGAACTGTCAGAATGACAGGGTGTcggcctgtgcaataataaaaacctgctaaactaaaattaatttctatagatagtggtaagcagggtcgaatccacaaggATTGGGTAtaactgtttcttttcaaattcacagtaacaaagggggtgtttttgcgcagaaggtgacaatcaaagaaattcaaataaaatctaagaaactactaaaaattaaataacaaattactaaaattaaatgggtgataattaaggatctaaccaagaaataacttcagcaatggttcacctaattgatcattgagacaaaggcaattccaattatttactaataaataggttataactgccaaacaagcgatgacaatcaacccctccttactatatcggtgattaaggtacgcccgttaatcactgttCTAATTGAGAAACAATCTTAGGTACGCctgtaagatttaattccccaattgcttTACgcattagaggagccctattctaaccaaataacacactaccagggttattttaggttagcccgcgtattcccctgatacaaacccaatcatgccagttatcactattttgaaataattaaataattacggatttaacgccCCAGTTGACAgtagattatcaaattaactaatcatccggatccaagacaatcaattagttaaacaatcataagcactATAATCAGGGAATATgggaataccaataaataaaaggaaaaggtaaaattaaatcaatcTCACAGTTTTAGGCGAGTCAAAGCATCCATTGTTCCTTAACTAGACAAAGGGATTTAACTCATCCCTTGTCTACACTtacggaaaaaaagaaaagagaagaaactaAAGATGATAGAAAAAGTCAAAGGCTCAATCCAGTCCTCTGACATACATAGGagtaaaaagcaaaagaaaagtccCCAGGAAAAGTCCAAGACAAGCTAAGCTAAAAACGAAAAGTTTTCTTCTCAATTTCTATCTAAGTCTTCTTCCTACGCTGGCACTGTGCGGCGCCCCCCTTGCGGAGAGGACCTCCTCCAGCCCTTCGTTCCTTTCCTCATTTTATGTTGTCTTTCACAAATTACCAAAAAAGGTCGCGCCTTGATATTCCAAAAATACCCCCGGACGCCTGCCCTTTGAGCTCTTTCCTGATAATCATCAAATTGGTTCTTGTTATGGTATTTTCgatctactccctgaaataaatgcaaattacgaaAAGCGAATAGAATTTAATAATTAATCCAtatcaagtcaggtaatagggaaaattaataataaaataaatgataaaattgcaacctatcacaGAAGTAAGAAAAAGGTTACGGTTAACACTGTACTTCTGAATGTACAGGTGCATTACAAGTTTGAACTGATGGATGAGACCTTGTATTTAACTGTCAATCTAATAGATAGGTTCTTAATAACAGTCTCTGTGGTGCGCAAGAAACTTCAACTTGTTGGAGTGACAACAATGCTTCTGGCTTGTAAGTATGAAGAAGTTTCTGTTCCTGTCGTTGAAGACCTCATATTGATTTCTGACAGGGCTTACTCTAGAAATGACGTGCTTGAGATAGTAGGTTTGTTATGACATCTATTGTCTATGAGTTGATCTTTGATATATGAAGGTTTCCTTTGTcatataactaaaattgaactGTGACTCGCTGCAGGAGAGCTTAATGATCAATACCTTGCAGTTTAATCTTTCAGTGCCTACTCCTTATGTCTTCATGAGGCGCTTTCTTAAAGCTGCTCAATCTAATAAAAAGGTATTGTTTCGTATTTAGTGTATGTGAATTTTTTGCACTATCTTGATCTGCCTAATAACTGGCAATAATCTTCTGGTGACTAGTTGGAGCTTCTATCCTTCTTTATCGTTGAGTCGTGCCTCGTCGAGTATGAAATGCTTAGGTTCCCCCCGTCTCTCTTAGCAGCAGCAGCAATCTTTACTGCACAATGCTCTGTCAATGGGTTCAAGAAGTGGACTAAGACATGCGAGAGGCATACAAACTACACTGAAGATCAGCTTTTGTAAGTGGTTCCTTATGCTTTTCACACattaatgaattttttcataaaaggTAATGGTGGCTTTTGTATTatgtatattttataaaaaatttattgttaatttatgTTAATTTTCTTGTTCCTAATTATGTTTCAGAAAAGGTTTGTTTTGCCTATGGGACTGGAAGCTTGGACCTTAAGATCTATTGGCAAAAAATGGAGAAGCTGGAAGGCAGATTTAAAGGCTACATATTTTGATCCTACTTTGCCAAATGCTGAAGCTCGGTTTCAAAAGGATGTAAAGGTTCGGGAAGAGCAATGGATAAAACTTTGGACTTATTGGAAAAGTGAAGAAGCGAAGGTACAAATCAGCTACAACATTCTTAATAAAATTGTGTTTATTCAATGCTGTAATCTTGGTTAtgattttgaaatttagaaaCTAAGTGAGAGGAACAAGAAAGCTAGAGCGGAAAAGAAGATGAACCACACAACCGGAAAAAAGTCATTTGCTCATCTTCGGAACCACATTGGATGAGGTCGGGCTACAAGCTCTTGGACCAAACTGGTATGAAATACAGATACAAGTTGCAATGAGTCCAAGTGAGCAATTGATTAGACCGTATGATTTGCAACAAACAATTCAAGATGCACTTGGTGCACCAATTGCTTGGCCTTGTCATTTGGTAATATATGCACTTACTCACATTGTGGCCTTTATGGAATTTTATTGCTAGCTAGGATGATCTAATGATCCCAACAAACTTTGTGCACAGGTGAAACCAGCTGAAGATTGATGGGGTATTCGTGGTTATAACTGAAGGCTCTCATTTCATTGGAAAGTTTGGAAGCTACTGCAAGTTCTTTCTACTTGTTAGGGAAGAGAATCTTTTAGTTTGTGCACAAGAGAATCTTTCAAGTTTGCCCTTGTTAGGGATTTGCTATGTTAGTACTTGCTACTGACTTTTAGTTCAACAAATTATATTTGAGCattcacttttgcttttagATTACTATATGCATTCtgttctttgggataattttacaagtccaTTGGGTTTCTGATTGACGGAATGTATAGTAGGGAGCACTACCTGCAGGTTGCTTCtatatcaaagaaaaaaaaacttctgaCAGTTAAAAGTATCAGCATAGAATTCGATATCCTAATGTTGTACTATAGCTATCCTGACACTTTCGATTATCAAGAAAAGAGATTTTTGTTGACAGATGGGATGCTATAACAGCATAGTTTTCCTGACACATTTAAATGTTACGAGCCTatccccacattggaagggacGACACTCGTCCGAGGTGTGAGGAAAGGTAAAGTGTCAGATTAGATTATTTATACTAACACTTTTAAATGCCGTTAAAGTTTATTTTGTTGTAGTGACGTCACGTTAGTAAACTCG contains the following coding sequences:
- the LOC113711094 gene encoding cyclin-B2-2-like, yielding MEEIPCIIAEVIPAIVTEIETRKNDKISSCVPSNYMAQQFDINERMRGILIGWLIEVHYKFELMDETLYLTVNLIDRFLITVSVVRKKLQLVGVTTMLLACKYEEVSVPVVEDLILISDRAYSRNDVLEIESLMINTLQFNLSVPTPYVFMRRFLKAAQSNKKLELLSFFIVESCLVEYEMLRFPPSLLAAAAIFTAQCSVNGFKKWTKTCERHTNYTEDQLL